In Drosophila busckii strain San Diego stock center, stock number 13000-0081.31 chromosome 3R, ASM1175060v1, whole genome shotgun sequence, the sequence ttaaaatatcgAAAAGTTGTTTAGCTAAAACtagctaaaacaaaatataataagtgcATTAGCTCAACTACAAATGGCGGCTCAAACTAcctataaaattataaaagacGCAGGTCTGGTTCGTGTAGAAGATTGTTCTTCTGATGACAGCGCTGTTCCGGTTCCAGTCCGTCAAAAAGTGCCATCATTTCCACGGTTCAGTGACAGTGACAACGaagaatttttaaagcttttcaaattCGCACTACGAGAAGCGGATGATTCGAACCTAAAGGATTGGTCATCGCAAACCATCAAAATGAATGGCAAGGAATTGCTCGTGTGGGAACCACAAGCTATGCCACCAGAtattgatgatgatgctgatgatgatgatgatgatgatgatgatgatcagGAGGATGCTGCAGAGGTGATGGATGCAGATGTGATGGCTGTTTGCAACGATAAACTGACAGAACAGCAAGACAAACCAGAGCCACTTGTATTCGATTATGGACTGAGAGAATTTTTGGTGGATATGGAGAAGATGCAACGAGAGCCACGTCCCGATAAGCACAAGCATTGTCGgcacaagcaaaaacaaccACTCAAAGACGTGCAGGTTGAGAGTAAACCgagcttggccagcagcgcagacaatgttgaatatttacaaattggcGCTGCCGGAGATTTTCGCAGCTATTTTGAATTAGATACGCAGAGCCTAAAGCTGTTGAGGAAAGTGGCAAAGCCTGCTACGAAAAAGTCTACTACAACGTTTAGCATGAGAAtagtcaaatatttaaagcacttTTATAATGCATGCGCTCGAAAAGATCATCCATACTTCCTGTGGCCCGTTTGCGAGGGATATTatgccacacagctgctgctaacaaaGAAGAAACTACTGAAGCTAAAGCATGATGTACTCGATAAGCGTGTCGTGagatatataaagaaaaaaaagaagcagccgCTGACAGAGCAACGAGTGACACTACACGTAACGGAAATTCAAGCGCAGTATATGATTTGCAGCTATTGCCGCATATTGTATGAACGGAGCAAGGCCAAAAGTTTGCCCCAGCAGGATCGTTTGAGCCTGCGTGCACGCTTTGCTGCAAGCAACATAGAACTGTTTATGCTGGAGAGTAACGAACGCGAGTTTAACTGCCTTCAGTTTTTTAACTGGACTAAGCTCAATGAACGCAGATTATTTGCTCTATATGAGTCAACGTTGCAAGCGGCTAGGGCGCGCGCTAAGCTTGCAGCTGAAAAACGTTTTGTCAAACGCACGCCCAACATTGGGGCCATAACTGATTTTTATGAACGCGGTATTATACCACAATTTGATGTCAAGTCTACTAGTAAATGGCCACGTACCTATAGAAGCTATGAGCTTCCCacaacggctgctgctgctgaaggcTTTAGATGCCCGCTAGATAATTGCAAATGTACCATAAACGATCTCAGCCTATTGGCGCATTTTCTTAACGCTCATTGTCGTCTGCTGCAGGAGCTGTGGCTAAAGGATCGTCTAGTACTAGTCATGCATCCCTATACCTACACAGCAGAAGGAACTTACTGCCTTTTCGTGCTGCCTCTATTGCGTGAACAACCCAGCAGCCAGCTACCGCTTCCAACTCAGATCCGCAATCGGGACTTGCCCCCCTTTCACTTATACTTTGCACAACATTTACCCTGTTTGCTAATGCTGAGCATCGTCAGTCGACAACGCTTGCTGGACCCACAAAACACAGCCGACTTTAAAGCGAACTGCGTGTATATCTTTTGGTTGGCCTCGACGTCTAACTATCCAAGCAATCTGGGCGCACGCATTTACATCTACTCCAGAACGCATTCTACTTATAATAGCGGCATGTGCACATTGGATTTTATTAAGTTGAACGAGTTTCATAACATTTCTGATTTTCTGCAACGTTTTGAGGGCAACTATATGGCCTTAGATATTGCTGCATTGGCAGAGTTAACGAAAAATTTTACAgaactattttttttagatataCGCTATATAGACAAGCAGGAATATAAATCTGATGAGTCTGGCGAGGAACACAAATGGCGTTTTTCAGTGTCGATGGATGCTGCAAGTtcaaatgataaataaaaaccGAAGATTTAAAAACCACATCAAAGTTTTATAGAATCTTTAGTAaatggcaatttaaatttcaagcatgaataaacttaaatcaaaatatgttttaaccCGCAAAACTTGTTGCCTTGTCTAATGAATGGTGACTTGGGCTTAGTAGGTTTAACTTTCAAAGGTTTCAAGTACAGCTCAGATTCAATTTTAGATAAGCTCTCATGAGTGGCTGCTGATAAAAAAGaacctttttttgttttaatgcaagtaaacatatatatgtaggtatgtatctgtatttatgcaaacagcagcagggcAACATTGCCACTTTGCCACGATCTGATAAGAATTGCTGATAGGCAGCCAAGTTGCATGGGCATGGGCTTGGCTTGGCAATTTCAATGAATGCAGCCAGGCCATACACACCTGAAtagctatctctctctctccctctctctcgctcttgctacCTTTCTCTAGCGAGTTCACGTGTCGCGGCTGTTATCAGCGATGACCTGTGATGTCAAGTGTCGACGACACAGAAATTGCAAGTTATGAATACACTCGACACGCAAAAGCGCGCTAAGAATTCATGCTGAGCTCAGCAGTAAAtaagacaaagagagagaaggCGCAGGACATGGCAGAGTGCACCGTCAAGCAAATATAGCTtggtataaaaataatctttaaaaaatatatcactTATAATCACAACTTatgcattgttattattgaaaaataatattaaattaatataaccTAATAATGAAACAACATCTATGTCTATCCCTACCTGGTGACTCAGAATTTCGGCGTAACTTTCACTAAATATGATTGAGAATGTCAAGTTGAGATTCTAgattcattaaattaatgacaATTTCATGCAACagtaacataaatttatttctattacaTCCGCCTATTAGACAACAAACACATGTtatatgatttttaaattattaaatagttaCAATGGGTAACGAATCAATTGTGCTTAAGATCAGCTCCTAAGATCTttcatgcaaatgcaatacaaTTTCCCGAGTTTGTCATTAAGACAGGTGGAGTCTTTATCATAGGAATTAGTGCGACTTATAGTCTCCACATCAACTGTAACCTGGTCTGTTACATTGTTATAGAGAACTGTGGCATAGAAATCAGCGCTATTTTGCATAACTTTAAACTTGGTCCGATAGACAGTCTCCTCTATGATgtcattttcaaaaaaatctCTATCCAagctcattttcatttccgttTTGTGTATGTAGTGAAGTGTGAGATTGACGCAAAGACTGCTGAAATTACGTGCCCATAAATAGTCATTTATGTGTTCGATGACACGCGGTGCAATGCGATCTGCCCACTTGGCATGTAATCTCTTGTAAGGCTCGCAGGTGCAGTAATGCTCCGAGATGGCAGCATCAACGCATCGACGCTGCTCGTCAATGGGATAGAACAGCGAGTGACACTTGGGACAATCGTGTGCTAAAGGCAAAGCCTCAGAAGGTCTGCCCAGTTGCAGAATATGTATAAGCGTATTGT encodes:
- the LOC108602081 gene encoding uncharacterized protein LOC108602081; the protein is MAAQTTYKIIKDAGLVRVEDCSSDDSAVPVPVRQKVPSFPRFSDSDNEEFLKLFKFALREADDSNLKDWSSQTIKMNGKELLVWEPQAMPPDIDDDADDDDDDDDDDQEDAAEVMDADVMAVCNDKLTEQQDKPEPLVFDYGLREFLVDMEKMQREPRPDKHKHCRHKQKQPLKDVQVESKPSLASSADNVEYLQIGAAGDFRSYFELDTQSLKLLRKVAKPATKKSTTTFSMRIVKYLKHFYNACARKDHPYFLWPVCEGYYATQLLLTKKKLLKLKHDVLDKRVVRYIKKKKKQPLTEQRVTLHVTEIQAQYMICSYCRILYERSKAKSLPQQDRLSLRARFAASNIELFMLESNEREFNCLQFFNWTKLNERRLFALYESTLQAARARAKLAAEKRFVKRTPNIGAITDFYERGIIPQFDVKSTSKWPRTYRSYELPTTAAAAEGFRCPLDNCKCTINDLSLLAHFLNAHCRLLQELWLKDRLVLVMHPYTYTAEGTYCLFVLPLLREQPSSQLPLPTQIRNRDLPPFHLYFAQHLPCLLMLSIVSRQRLLDPQNTADFKANCVYIFWLASTSNYPSNLGARIYIYSRTHSTYNSGMCTLDFIKLNEFHNISDFLQRFEGNYMALDIAALAELTKNFTELFFLDIRYIDKQEYKSDESGEEHKWRFSVSMDAASSNDK